In one window of Actinomycetota bacterium DNA:
- a CDS encoding N-acetylmuramoyl-L-alanine amidase, with protein MAVTTMTILTLGLPALPGSGAPPSSDIAVRVVDSWSAEPDGGFISPELDAADTVLFTVEGLEGDREVAWRTRTGDTWSSWRDAHAHEEHAPDPGSPEASTTVDGVSEPIWTGHVDAIQLRSDARGTLHLTAIETGDGLGWRPSTDHPAAAHASTLWPRMIPRSAWDPTGECVPTKAPEYAPDARRLYVHHTAVFPHYLPEEADDAVRAMCISHVESRGFSDIGYNFLIDQYGVIYQGRIGGILRPVVGAHASGFNQGSVGVAVIGNFEENEVPAAALEALEDLLTWLADWHGIDPRAVTPHVSTGGATTRFPAGEEVALPTISGHRDTATDSPCPGDFLYAQLPGVRERVATRLTLPAAPAAATVATVVADEAPQEPAPPPAATDEAALLESLVKGARVAGEVMRAGAPDTRRLVPRLGSH; from the coding sequence GTGGCCGTAACCACCATGACCATCCTCACGCTGGGCCTCCCAGCGCTGCCGGGGAGCGGCGCCCCGCCGAGCTCCGACATCGCCGTGCGCGTCGTCGACTCCTGGAGCGCTGAGCCCGACGGCGGGTTCATCTCACCCGAGCTCGACGCCGCCGACACTGTGCTGTTCACGGTCGAGGGCCTCGAGGGGGACCGCGAGGTGGCGTGGCGGACGCGGACCGGCGACACGTGGAGCTCGTGGCGCGACGCGCACGCCCACGAGGAGCACGCCCCGGACCCCGGCTCGCCCGAGGCGTCCACCACCGTCGACGGGGTTTCGGAGCCGATCTGGACCGGGCACGTCGACGCGATCCAGCTCCGCAGCGACGCGCGCGGGACCCTGCACCTCACCGCCATCGAGACCGGCGACGGGCTCGGGTGGCGCCCCTCGACCGACCATCCCGCCGCGGCGCACGCCAGCACCCTGTGGCCACGCATGATCCCGCGCTCGGCCTGGGACCCCACCGGCGAGTGCGTGCCGACCAAGGCGCCCGAGTACGCCCCGGACGCACGCCGTCTGTACGTGCACCACACCGCGGTGTTCCCCCACTACCTGCCCGAGGAAGCCGACGACGCCGTGCGCGCGATGTGCATCAGCCACGTCGAGAGCCGCGGCTTCAGCGACATCGGTTACAACTTCCTCATCGACCAGTACGGGGTCATCTACCAGGGCCGCATCGGGGGGATCCTGCGGCCCGTGGTCGGGGCGCACGCGTCCGGGTTCAACCAGGGCTCCGTGGGCGTCGCCGTGATCGGCAACTTCGAGGAGAACGAGGTCCCGGCCGCCGCCCTCGAGGCGCTGGAGGACCTGCTCACGTGGTTGGCAGATTGGCACGGCATCGACCCACGCGCGGTCACGCCGCACGTCTCGACCGGCGGGGCGACCACGCGCTTCCCGGCTGGCGAGGAGGTGGCGCTGCCCACCATCTCCGGACACCGCGACACCGCCACCGACAGCCCGTGCCCGGGCGACTTCCTCTACGCCCAGCTGCCCGGGGTGAGGGAGCGGGTCGCCACGCGACTCACCCTCCCCGCCGCCCCGGCCGCCGCCACGGTCGCGACCGTCGTCGCGGACGAGGCACCGCAGGAACCCGCCCCGCCTCCTGCGGCCACCGACGAGGCCGCCCTGCTGGAGTCGCTGGTCAAGGGAGCGCGCGTCGCCGGTGAGGTGATGCGCGCCGGGGCGCCCGACACCCGTCGGCTCGTCCCCCGCCTCGGCTCCCACTGA
- a CDS encoding DUF3662 domain-containing protein, with amino-acid sequence MGVLQDFERRLEGAVEGFFARAFRSGLQPVELAKALQRYAEDNQHVTDAGVIVPNVFRFTLSPKDVERLESFGASLRRELAQVVARTADERGWTLRGPVHVLVETAEHVKYGMYELTGRVEGSQAPASSVAPARPADHTPSPAPEAPPAAPGDAAAHRVTLPDGSHVRLERGRMTLGRLATCDVTIDDRTVSREHAALVRRGGEWWVVDLGSTNGTAVNGTRAAEQPLNPGDRIQLGEVELEFGEA; translated from the coding sequence ATGGGAGTGCTGCAGGACTTCGAGCGGCGCCTGGAGGGTGCTGTTGAGGGGTTCTTCGCCCGCGCCTTCCGTTCGGGACTCCAACCGGTCGAGCTGGCCAAGGCGCTGCAGCGCTACGCCGAGGACAACCAGCACGTGACCGACGCCGGCGTGATCGTCCCCAACGTCTTCCGCTTCACGCTCTCGCCTAAGGACGTCGAGCGGCTCGAGAGCTTCGGCGCGTCCCTGCGCCGCGAGCTCGCCCAGGTCGTGGCGCGCACGGCCGACGAGCGCGGCTGGACGTTGCGCGGCCCCGTCCACGTGCTCGTCGAGACCGCTGAGCACGTCAAGTACGGCATGTACGAGCTGACCGGCCGGGTCGAGGGCTCGCAGGCCCCGGCCTCCTCCGTGGCCCCGGCGCGCCCCGCCGATCACACGCCGTCTCCCGCACCGGAGGCTCCTCCGGCTGCGCCAGGGGACGCGGCGGCTCACCGCGTCACCCTGCCCGACGGCAGCCACGTCCGGCTCGAGCGTGGCCGCATGACGCTCGGCCGGCTCGCCACCTGCGACGTGACCATCGACGACCGCACCGTCTCCCGCGAGCACGCGGCCCTCGTCCGACGCGGGGGCGAGTGGTGGGTCGTCGACCTCGGCTCCACCAACGGCACGGCGGTCAACGGGACGCGCGCTGCCGAACAACCCCTGAACCCGGGCGACCGGATCCAGCTCGGAGAGGTCGAGCTCGAGTTCGGGGAGGCCTGA
- a CDS encoding DUF2642 domain-containing protein, with protein sequence MTERDPFQHLLDEARAEEAVDARIRERLLRQVAEGSARLQGVLTDLVEQHPVVTVRCASGNQHQGRLLDVASDHVVVRNRDGLDVHIALDEIVLVRPEPSLRFPAATGDRTAPTGRTLHEVLTWVVGDRPRIAVVARGGGAPIAADLRAVGEDVATLVLDGSGDTAYLATAAIAELTILDT encoded by the coding sequence GTGACCGAGCGCGATCCGTTCCAGCACCTACTCGACGAGGCCAGGGCCGAGGAGGCGGTCGACGCCCGCATTCGCGAGCGCCTGCTGCGTCAGGTGGCCGAGGGATCCGCGCGCCTCCAGGGCGTGCTCACCGATCTCGTGGAGCAGCACCCGGTCGTGACGGTGCGCTGCGCCAGTGGCAACCAGCACCAGGGCCGACTGCTGGACGTGGCGTCGGACCACGTCGTCGTGCGCAACCGCGATGGACTCGACGTGCACATCGCCCTCGACGAGATCGTGCTCGTGCGCCCCGAACCCTCGCTGCGGTTCCCGGCCGCCACCGGTGACCGCACCGCCCCGACGGGCCGGACGCTGCACGAGGTCCTCACGTGGGTCGTCGGCGATCGCCCCCGCATCGCTGTGGTCGCACGCGGGGGCGGGGCGCCGATCGCGGCGGATCTGCGGGCGGTGGGTGAGGACGTCGCCACGCTGGTGCTCGACGGCAGCGGCGACACCGCCTACCTCGCCACCGCCGCCATCGCCGAGCTCACCATCCTCGACACCTGA
- a CDS encoding FtsW/RodA/SpoVE family cell cycle protein, protein MIPTRARGARPTRHRPGRPHPTPARSATREPGQVVSQEDHPVVRARQTERRLLLLALIVVLGAYTVLGLSRDPRIPSGTFVFGGALVALAVFAHLVVRRFAPLADPVLLPLGLLLNGLGLVLVRRVDFAEGSDLAVSQTTWTVVGIGLFTAVLVLVRQYRRLARYSYTAGLLTILLLLLPLVPRLGMEVNGAQLWVRVGPLTFQPGEVAKLTLVVFLAGYLDRKRALLSVATQRVGPLLLPPMRHLAPVLAGVGIALGILVMQRDLGSALLLLGVFVTVLYIATGRLAYPAIGMATFGVGVVVMYQLFDHVQRRFSIWLDPWADPTDAGFQILQSLFALGTGGLTGAGLGLGRPDDIPFAATDVIFAVLGEELGLLGATAVLVAYLLLVARGYRIALTARDEVGTLLAAGLTTILGLQVFIIVGGVTRLIPLTGITLPFVSYGGSSLVSNYVLLALLLRVSHEERRAAHHGTAPPSPDVDAAEMSS, encoded by the coding sequence ATGATCCCGACGCGCGCGAGGGGAGCTCGCCCGACACGACACCGACCGGGACGACCTCACCCGACGCCGGCCCGATCGGCGACTCGTGAGCCAGGCCAGGTCGTGAGCCAGGAGGATCACCCCGTCGTCCGGGCGCGCCAGACCGAGCGGCGCCTGCTGCTGCTGGCGCTGATCGTCGTGCTGGGTGCCTACACCGTGCTCGGGCTGTCGCGTGACCCGCGCATCCCGTCGGGGACCTTCGTGTTCGGCGGGGCGCTCGTGGCCCTCGCCGTCTTCGCCCATCTCGTCGTGCGCCGGTTCGCGCCGCTCGCGGACCCGGTGCTGCTGCCGCTCGGCCTGCTCCTCAACGGGCTCGGGCTGGTCCTGGTCCGCCGGGTCGACTTCGCCGAGGGCAGCGACCTCGCGGTGAGCCAGACGACCTGGACGGTGGTCGGGATCGGGCTGTTCACGGCGGTGCTCGTGCTCGTGCGTCAGTACCGGAGGCTCGCGCGCTACTCCTACACGGCGGGTCTGCTCACCATCCTGCTGCTGCTCCTGCCGCTCGTGCCCCGCCTCGGCATGGAGGTCAACGGAGCGCAGCTGTGGGTGCGGGTCGGGCCGCTGACGTTCCAGCCCGGCGAGGTGGCCAAGCTCACGCTGGTCGTCTTCCTCGCCGGCTACCTCGACCGCAAGCGCGCGCTGCTGTCGGTCGCGACCCAGCGGGTCGGGCCGCTGCTGCTGCCTCCGATGCGCCACCTCGCCCCGGTGCTCGCCGGCGTCGGCATCGCGCTGGGGATCCTGGTCATGCAGCGTGACCTCGGCTCGGCGCTGCTGCTGCTGGGGGTGTTCGTGACAGTCCTGTACATCGCCACCGGTCGGCTCGCCTATCCGGCGATCGGGATGGCGACGTTCGGCGTGGGCGTCGTCGTGATGTACCAGCTGTTCGACCATGTGCAGCGACGGTTCTCGATCTGGCTCGACCCGTGGGCCGACCCGACCGACGCGGGGTTCCAGATCTTGCAGTCGCTGTTCGCGCTGGGAACCGGGGGGCTGACCGGGGCGGGACTGGGACTCGGCCGCCCCGACGACATCCCGTTCGCCGCGACCGACGTCATCTTCGCCGTGCTCGGGGAGGAGCTGGGTCTGCTCGGGGCCACGGCGGTGCTGGTCGCCTACCTGCTGCTCGTGGCGCGCGGATACCGCATCGCCCTCACCGCCCGCGACGAGGTCGGGACGCTGCTCGCCGCCGGGCTGACGACCATCCTCGGTCTGCAGGTGTTCATCATCGTCGGCGGCGTCACCCGACTGATCCCGCTGACCGGCATCACCCTGCCGTTCGTCTCGTACGGCGGGTCGTCGCTCGTGTCGAACTACGTCCTGCTCGCCCTGCTGCTGAGGGTGAGCCACGAGGAGCGACGCGCAGCACACCACGGCACCGCCCCGCCATCACCGGACGTGGACGCCGCGGAGATGAGCTCGTGA
- the pknB gene encoding Stk1 family PASTA domain-containing Ser/Thr kinase → MTRIGQVLAGRYRLEDLIGRGGMAEVREAQDEVLDRAVAVKMLLPRFAQDEGFIERFRREAQASASLSHPNIVAVYDTGEQDGLPFIVMELVRGRSLAEVITAGGLTERRALEVTAEVCRALSYAHSRGLVHRDIKPGNILLGEDGQVKVTDFGIARAVNAETVTQTAAVLGTAAYLSPEQAQGHPVDGRSDVYSLGVVLYEMLGGRAPFAGDTAVSVAYMHVQEMPTALRDLDPSISTAAEAIVFRAMSKNAANRYQTPEDMAADIELALGGQQVAAPAVLRAEETAILDAAVTRPAARPPEADQRRRRLGYVLLAIISVLAAAGAVYFLATLLAEEPVEMVSVPDVQSRTFPEAEELLAARGLTARWAGDVNSDTVEPGRVVSQDPGPGESVEAGAIVRLTMSTGVATVTVPRVVGIREDDAQHALREAGLVPVKDGTEFSDEVPEGIVLSSTPGEGESVPQGSRVGYVVSGGQELVRVPPVIGDTEADAQFQLEEREFRVLVVREFSDEVEEGRVISQEPQPGEELPKGSEVTIVVSRGSQAPPSPTEQPSPPQPTDEPSPEPTATEPAPTPTIIS, encoded by the coding sequence GTGACCCGTATCGGTCAGGTCCTGGCCGGTCGCTACCGCCTCGAGGACCTCATCGGCCGCGGCGGCATGGCCGAGGTCCGCGAAGCTCAGGACGAGGTCCTCGACCGTGCGGTCGCCGTGAAGATGCTGCTCCCGCGGTTCGCTCAGGACGAGGGCTTCATCGAGCGCTTCCGCCGCGAAGCGCAGGCCTCGGCCAGCCTCAGCCACCCCAACATCGTCGCCGTCTACGACACCGGCGAGCAGGACGGCCTGCCGTTCATCGTGATGGAGCTGGTCCGTGGCCGTTCGCTCGCCGAGGTGATCACCGCGGGTGGCCTCACCGAGCGCCGCGCTCTCGAGGTCACCGCCGAGGTCTGCCGGGCGCTGAGCTACGCCCACAGCAGGGGGTTGGTCCACCGCGACATCAAGCCCGGCAACATCCTCCTCGGCGAGGACGGCCAGGTGAAGGTCACCGACTTCGGCATCGCCCGCGCCGTCAACGCCGAGACCGTCACCCAGACCGCCGCGGTGCTCGGGACCGCCGCCTACCTGTCGCCGGAGCAGGCGCAGGGCCACCCCGTCGACGGCCGCAGCGACGTGTACTCGCTCGGTGTCGTGCTCTACGAGATGCTCGGCGGCCGCGCCCCGTTCGCCGGGGACACCGCGGTCAGTGTCGCGTACATGCACGTGCAGGAGATGCCGACGGCGCTGCGTGACCTCGACCCGTCGATCTCGACCGCGGCCGAGGCGATCGTGTTCCGCGCCATGAGCAAGAACGCGGCCAACCGCTACCAGACCCCCGAGGACATGGCGGCGGACATCGAGCTCGCGCTCGGTGGCCAGCAGGTCGCGGCCCCGGCTGTACTGCGAGCCGAGGAGACCGCGATCCTCGACGCGGCCGTGACCCGCCCCGCGGCGCGCCCGCCCGAGGCGGACCAACGCCGTCGCCGACTCGGCTACGTGTTGCTGGCGATCATCTCCGTCCTCGCTGCCGCCGGCGCGGTGTACTTCCTCGCGACGCTGCTTGCCGAGGAGCCGGTCGAGATGGTCAGCGTCCCCGACGTGCAGAGCCGGACCTTCCCGGAGGCCGAGGAACTACTCGCCGCGCGCGGTCTGACCGCGCGCTGGGCCGGCGACGTGAACAGCGACACGGTCGAGCCGGGGCGTGTCGTCAGCCAGGACCCCGGGCCCGGTGAGAGCGTCGAGGCCGGCGCGATCGTCCGGCTGACCATGTCGACCGGTGTGGCGACCGTGACGGTCCCGCGGGTGGTCGGGATACGCGAGGACGACGCGCAACACGCGCTCCGTGAGGCGGGTCTGGTGCCGGTCAAGGACGGCACGGAGTTCAGCGACGAGGTCCCCGAGGGCATCGTGCTGTCGTCCACCCCCGGCGAGGGCGAGTCGGTGCCGCAGGGTTCGCGTGTCGGCTACGTGGTGAGCGGCGGGCAGGAGCTCGTCCGGGTCCCGCCGGTGATCGGGGACACCGAGGCAGACGCGCAGTTCCAGCTCGAGGAGCGCGAGTTCCGTGTCCTCGTCGTGCGCGAGTTCAGCGACGAGGTCGAGGAGGGTCGGGTCATCAGCCAGGAGCCACAGCCCGGCGAGGAGCTGCCGAAGGGCTCCGAGGTCACGATCGTGGTCAGCCGCGGTTCGCAGGCGCCGCCGTCTCCAACCGAACAGCCGTCTCCTCCCCAGCCCACCGACGAGCCGAGCCCCGAGCCGACCGCAACCGAGCCCGCCCCGACCCCCACCATCATCAGCTGA
- a CDS encoding penicillin-binding protein 2, whose translation MSRQIRRVAGLMLVLFAALFVNLNVIQLLRADDLANDPRNPRLIIKEYEIERGPIVVGEKEIVHSVLTDDDLAYLRVYEEPFLYSHLTGYYSVVLLRSGLEQALNEELTGTPSEVLAQNLADLLSDRAEVGNTVRLTIDPEVQAEAARALGDRIGAVVALDPRTGAVLASYSNPSYDPNLLSSHDRPAINENWQALQEVPGRPLLDRVTREFFPPGSAFKVVVAAAALERGIQPTTAFPDEQRFDVPQTESDIGNFGGGLCAGGGTISLADALRVSCNTTFARLGVELGSDVLVDVAERFGFNRRIPYELGVIDSVIPKELDPPSTAQSGIGQRDVRWTPLHAAMIVASIANEGTIMQPHVVAEVLDPTGRVLRKGDTGPWSTPTHPSQVVDRDVALTLADMMVAVVNQGTGTRAQIPGVRVGGKTGTAQVPGQAPTVWFIGFAEDQVAVAVVLPDAGDDATGGANAAPIARAVMEAALELR comes from the coding sequence GTGAGCCGACAGATCCGTCGTGTCGCCGGCCTGATGCTCGTGCTGTTCGCGGCCCTGTTCGTCAACCTCAACGTGATCCAGCTCCTGCGGGCCGACGACCTCGCCAACGATCCGCGCAACCCGCGCCTGATCATCAAGGAGTACGAGATCGAGCGCGGGCCGATCGTCGTGGGCGAGAAGGAGATCGTCCACAGCGTCCTCACGGACGACGACCTCGCGTACCTGCGCGTGTACGAGGAGCCGTTCCTCTACAGCCACCTCACCGGCTACTACTCGGTCGTGCTGCTGCGGTCGGGACTCGAGCAAGCGCTGAACGAGGAGCTCACCGGCACGCCCAGCGAGGTCCTGGCCCAGAACCTCGCCGACCTGCTGTCGGACCGCGCCGAGGTCGGCAACACGGTGCGGCTCACCATCGACCCCGAGGTGCAGGCGGAGGCGGCTCGCGCCCTGGGCGACCGCATCGGGGCGGTGGTGGCGCTCGACCCGCGGACCGGGGCGGTGCTCGCGAGCTACAGCAACCCCAGCTACGACCCCAACCTGCTGTCGAGCCACGACCGTCCGGCGATCAACGAGAACTGGCAGGCGCTGCAGGAGGTGCCGGGGCGGCCGCTGCTCGACCGCGTGACGCGCGAGTTCTTCCCGCCGGGCTCGGCGTTCAAGGTGGTCGTCGCGGCGGCGGCGCTGGAGCGCGGCATCCAACCCACCACCGCGTTCCCCGATGAGCAGCGCTTCGACGTGCCCCAGACCGAGTCCGACATCGGCAACTTCGGCGGTGGCCTCTGCGCCGGCGGTGGGACGATCTCGCTGGCCGACGCGCTGCGCGTGTCCTGCAACACGACCTTCGCGCGCCTCGGCGTCGAGCTCGGCTCCGACGTCCTGGTCGATGTCGCCGAGCGCTTCGGCTTCAACCGCCGCATCCCCTACGAGCTGGGGGTCATCGACTCGGTCATCCCCAAGGAGCTCGACCCGCCGTCGACGGCGCAGTCGGGCATCGGACAGCGCGACGTGCGCTGGACGCCGTTGCACGCGGCGATGATCGTGGCGAGCATCGCCAACGAGGGCACCATCATGCAGCCCCACGTCGTCGCCGAGGTCCTCGACCCCACCGGGCGGGTGCTGCGCAAGGGCGACACCGGACCGTGGAGCACGCCCACCCACCCGTCGCAGGTCGTCGACCGCGACGTGGCCCTGACCCTCGCGGACATGATGGTCGCCGTGGTCAACCAGGGGACGGGGACGCGCGCGCAGATCCCCGGCGTCCGCGTCGGCGGCAAGACCGGGACCGCGCAGGTCCCCGGCCAGGCCCCCACGGTGTGGTTCATCGGCTTCGCCGAGGACCAGGTCGCCGTGGCGGTGGTGCTGCCTGACGCGGGCGATGACGCCACCGGCGGCGCCAACGCCGCGCCGATCGCCCGCGCGGTCATGGAAGCCGCCTTGGAGCTGCGCTGA
- a CDS encoding FAD-dependent oxidoreductase, whose amino-acid sequence MSDPIVIVGAGQAAASAAHTLRAEGYDGGIVVLGEETHLPYQRPPLSKELLLGTKDAEATAILPADWYERSEVEVRRGVRVARVVPSRRTVELEDGTSLTTSGVLLATGGRPRRIPGWEGERLLYLRDLTDAAAIASQLGEGRRLAVVGAGFIGSEVAASARRRGTAVTLIEALPQPLARVLDEQIGALISQAHRREGVDLRLGVGVASVTETQRGVLVELADGARIEADAVVVGVGLVPNVEVAEASGLEVHDGVVVDDHARTSVERIYAAGDVARHYHPLFERHLRVEHFDNAIKQGAVAARNLLGEDVVFDDPHWFWSDQYDHSLQYVGDHAPHDQRIVRGDLQAALRGETDSLALTVFWLRDGVLRAAFAFDRGRDVRVAQRLIASGARPDPRVLADPDADLRDLL is encoded by the coding sequence GTGAGCGACCCGATCGTGATCGTCGGCGCCGGTCAGGCCGCCGCGTCCGCCGCGCACACGTTGCGGGCCGAGGGCTACGACGGCGGCATCGTCGTGCTCGGCGAGGAGACGCACCTGCCCTACCAGCGCCCGCCGCTGTCCAAGGAGTTGCTGCTGGGAACCAAGGACGCCGAAGCGACGGCGATCCTGCCCGCCGACTGGTACGAGCGCTCCGAGGTCGAGGTGCGGCGGGGCGTGCGCGTGGCGCGGGTGGTGCCCTCGAGACGCACCGTCGAACTCGAGGACGGCACGTCGCTGACCACCTCCGGGGTGCTCCTCGCCACCGGAGGCCGTCCGCGCCGCATCCCCGGCTGGGAGGGCGAACGGCTCCTCTACCTCCGCGACCTCACCGACGCCGCGGCGATCGCGTCGCAGCTCGGTGAGGGCCGCCGGCTGGCGGTCGTCGGCGCGGGCTTCATCGGCAGCGAGGTCGCCGCGTCCGCCCGTCGCCGTGGGACCGCGGTGACCCTGATCGAGGCGCTGCCGCAACCGCTGGCGCGGGTGCTCGACGAGCAGATCGGAGCGCTGATCTCCCAGGCGCACCGCCGCGAGGGCGTGGACCTACGCCTCGGCGTCGGGGTCGCGTCGGTGACGGAGACGCAGCGGGGCGTGCTGGTCGAGCTGGCCGACGGGGCGCGCATCGAGGCCGACGCGGTCGTCGTCGGGGTGGGACTGGTGCCCAACGTCGAGGTGGCGGAGGCGTCAGGGCTCGAGGTCCACGACGGCGTCGTCGTCGACGATCACGCGCGCACGTCGGTGGAGCGGATCTACGCAGCCGGAGACGTCGCCCGCCACTACCACCCGCTGTTCGAGCGCCACCTCCGAGTCGAGCACTTCGACAACGCCATCAAGCAGGGCGCCGTTGCCGCCCGCAACCTGCTCGGGGAGGACGTGGTGTTCGACGACCCCCACTGGTTCTGGTCGGACCAGTACGACCACTCCCTGCAGTACGTCGGCGACCACGCCCCGCACGATCAACGCATCGTTCGGGGCGACCTGCAGGCGGCGCTGAGGGGGGAGACGGACTCGCTCGCCCTGACCGTGTTCTGGCTCCGTGACGGCGTGCTCCGGGCGGCGTTCGCGTTCGACCGCGGCCGCGACGTCCGCGTCGCGCAGCGGCTCATCGCGAGCGGGGCGCGCCCCGACCCCCGCGTGCTCGCCGACCCCGACGCCGATCTCCGCGACCTCCTCTGA
- a CDS encoding FHA domain-containing protein: protein MSDGVLAVLKLVLLLALYLFLARTVRAVVTDLYGPRPKRRSSAASPRPAVAEGSDRPKPRRAPREMVVHPPNGRPQVVPLEGGAVTLGRSKTVNLVVDDRFVSDEHAAIVPDGDGWLVRDLGSTNGTFLNGAKVTRPTPLAAGDQLRIGKTRIEVRR, encoded by the coding sequence GTGTCCGACGGTGTCCTCGCGGTGCTCAAGCTCGTGCTGCTGCTCGCTCTCTACCTGTTCCTCGCCCGCACCGTCCGTGCCGTCGTGACCGACCTCTACGGACCGCGGCCGAAGCGCCGTTCGAGTGCGGCGTCCCCCCGCCCCGCCGTCGCCGAGGGCTCCGACCGGCCCAAGCCGCGACGTGCCCCCAGGGAGATGGTGGTCCACCCGCCGAACGGCCGTCCCCAGGTGGTGCCACTCGAGGGGGGAGCGGTCACCCTCGGGCGCAGCAAGACGGTGAACCTCGTGGTGGACGACCGGTTCGTGTCGGACGAGCACGCCGCCATCGTTCCCGACGGCGACGGCTGGCTCGTCCGCGACCTCGGCTCCACCAACGGGACCTTCCTCAACGGCGCGAAGGTGACCCGCCCCACCCCGCTCGCCGCGGGTGACCAGCTGCGCATCGGCAAGACCCGCATCGAGGTCCGACGGTGA
- a CDS encoding Stp1/IreP family PP2C-type Ser/Thr phosphatase has product MITYDAVAVTDTGQVRQANEDAYFLGDSVFAVADGMGGHVAGEIASRTALEPVAVIDGRVFADYDEAADSLTDALKDANGAVVARAIEEPELKGMGTTLTAALVEGRRLHIAHVGDSRAYLIRGGTIVRITKDHTLVQHFIDQGEITEEEAARHPQRSIITRAIGVSPLVEVDHHVVDLEVGDHVLLCSDGLTGQVEDGEIRETILTAEAEEAALDELVRLANERGGPDNITAVLLRIDEEGAANAAGSSQRQVIRTIDTDADTLDEDDWAGKLRRIGTIGKVEQVATPETETRGPSRRQRIAAIVVVSAIVLAAAGFGGRWLLARSFYVGVDEGQVVIYRGVPSSVGPFELSWIEERTELELADVAQFKRDDLEAGIAATSLADARLIVDNVPLTAGARAVTSDDPDAREGSSPDTTPTGTTSPDAGPIGDS; this is encoded by the coding sequence GTGATCACCTACGACGCCGTCGCGGTCACCGACACCGGCCAGGTGCGCCAGGCCAACGAGGACGCGTACTTCCTGGGCGACTCCGTCTTCGCTGTGGCCGACGGCATGGGCGGCCACGTCGCGGGCGAGATCGCGTCACGGACGGCACTCGAGCCGGTCGCCGTGATCGACGGGCGCGTCTTCGCGGATTACGACGAGGCCGCCGATTCGCTGACGGACGCGCTGAAGGACGCCAACGGCGCCGTCGTCGCACGCGCCATCGAGGAGCCGGAGCTCAAGGGCATGGGCACGACCCTGACCGCGGCGCTCGTCGAGGGTCGGCGCCTTCACATCGCCCACGTCGGTGACTCCCGCGCCTATCTCATCCGCGGTGGCACGATCGTGCGGATCACCAAGGACCACACCCTGGTGCAGCACTTCATCGACCAGGGTGAGATCACCGAGGAGGAGGCGGCCCGGCACCCTCAGCGGTCCATAATCACCCGCGCCATCGGGGTGTCTCCGCTGGTCGAGGTCGATCACCACGTCGTCGACCTTGAGGTGGGCGACCACGTGCTGCTGTGCTCCGACGGGCTCACCGGACAGGTCGAGGACGGCGAGATCCGCGAGACCATCCTCACCGCCGAGGCCGAGGAGGCGGCGCTCGACGAGCTCGTCCGCCTCGCCAACGAGCGCGGCGGACCCGACAACATCACCGCGGTGCTCCTGCGCATCGACGAGGAGGGCGCGGCGAACGCTGCCGGTTCGTCGCAGCGGCAGGTCATCCGCACCATCGACACCGACGCCGACACGCTCGACGAGGACGACTGGGCGGGCAAGTTGCGGCGCATCGGGACCATCGGGAAGGTGGAGCAAGTGGCGACGCCCGAGACCGAGACGAGGGGGCCGTCGCGCCGTCAGCGCATCGCCGCGATCGTCGTGGTCAGCGCGATCGTCCTCGCCGCGGCAGGGTTCGGCGGCCGGTGGCTGCTGGCACGCTCGTTCTACGTCGGCGTCGACGAGGGTCAGGTCGTCATCTACCGCGGCGTGCCGAGCTCGGTCGGTCCGTTCGAGCTGTCGTGGATCGAGGAGCGGACGGAACTCGAGCTCGCGGATGTCGCCCAGTTCAAGCGGGACGACCTCGAGGCTGGGATCGCGGCGACGAGCCTCGCCGACGCCCGCCTCATCGTCGACAACGTACCGCTGACCGCCGGTGCCAGGGCCGTCACCTCCGATGATCCCGACGCGCGCGAGGGGAGCTCGCCCGACACGACACCGACCGGGACGACCTCACCCGACGCCGGCCCGATCGGCGACTCGTGA